CTGATTGGTCGTTTTCTACCAACGACCAATTGAGTCCTGCATCTGTCGGTCTCACATTGCTCCTTGCAGACAAGGTACCATAACTAATATATCGAGATGCATTAGCTTTAAACCTTCGAGGATAAGAGAATGAGTATATCGTTCGTGCCCACAAGTACACGACgttgaaacaagaaaagggtGGCTTTGAATTTGGGAAGTTGATTATaagaatgtgagatcccacgtcggttggtgaggggaacaaaacattctttataagagagTAGAAACCTCCCCTAGCagacttgttttaaaatctcgaGAGGAAGtttagaagggaaagtccaaaagagACAATATCGACTAATGGTAGGTTTGGACGGTTAAAAAGAAAGTTCTAAAATATCCCGAGTTTAGaagaaaaagtctaaaaagaacaatatttggtCGCTTTGGGTTTGGgctcttacaaaaaaaaaacaaaagaaaaaaaaaaaagttctaaaaTATCCCACTGAAAATTCGACGCAGAGATATCAAAGGCCTAGGCCTTGCAGTCTATGGGTTCTATGTTTTGGAGCTAGTCTAGAAATGGATGCATCTTCGACGGAGGAGACTACTCCATTCGCATGATATCGTAGCTGTATGATATTTACCTCGTCTAAATTTAACTTAATCGACCCGTGATCGACTAGAACATAAATATGACTCAAGTGTAACAACATAAGAAAACCATCATTCAGATGCATATCTATGCACCAAGTATTTACTAAGCATTTGCTCAAGGAAACAGGAGCAAATTGTTTCTGAGATGAAAACAACACTTGGAACAGTTCCTTACATTTCTCTGAGTTACAGTTTCCCAAGAAAGCCATCGAGGCAAAACTAGAACGGTGAATTTCAGCAACAAGAACAAGGAGCACTTTCTCTATATGTAAATTTCACTTCTATCTACTGTCATaggtatataatataaatgcaaaagtaaaacaaaaacaaaaagtttaCAGAGATGAGAGGGAAACTGAAGTAGTGATACTTGGAGATGGAGTGACAGTAGAATTGTCTGTCCAGTTTGTTTCACCCCAATGCCACAACATACTCTCCCAGAAGCAAAAATCTTCGAAGCATGTATTCAAACGAGGGTCTTTGATCTTTATTTTCCAGTGACCATTGGTGAAGTTACCTTTCTCCGCCTGCCTTCGGTCCCACTCCAATTGCGCCTTCTGCTTGGATCGAAGCAAACAGAATTTCTGCAGGTTTTCGGGCATGGCGTCGTGCACCTTCCACCATCTCTTATGTGCAACATTGCTAGCAAACTCCTGTAGAAGGTCTACATTCCAATTGCAATCGTAGTCCCGGAAGCAAATCCATGGTTTGTTACCTAAATAATGGAGGACATAGAGGATTGGAGGGTCAGCTCCGAAAAGCCGAGTCTTCatctccttcttctcttcctcgTCGCCTTCCCAGAAGTGCTTCAAGAAGTTCATGTGCTTCGGTATGCGATGCCACCATGTGAAGATTTCATTTAGATACCCCTGATCACCACCGTTATAAGACTCTATCTCATTGATGTGATCCATTAGCAACTGAAAAGTGCAATTTGATGGTTCGATCACCATAACTCCCGAGTTGAATAATGTTGCATTGTTCCCTGTTGCAGTTATCTCAGGCATCTCAAagagaaaatcaatatttctAAGAATGAGCATGTCAGCATCTATAAAAATTATCTTATCATAGCTTGTCAACTGCCAAAGACGAAATTTGCTGTAGTTCCATTCGTTGTACGCATCTCGTTCAGCTTTTGGGTTCCTGATTCTTTGGATGGTATGGACCTTCCAACCAGCTGCCTCCAGGCCTCCTCTGTGGTACTCACCAATTGTTTCATCAACAAGTATTACAAGATCTCGTGTCGAACCAGTCATGCGGATACTTTGAGCAGCTGCAATAGCTCCACAGACGTATACATGTGCAGAGTGCAAAATTGTTGCATATGCTTCTCTGTTTGCTCGTTCCGAATAAAAGTATTCTGCTCACGAAGTTTTTAGTTGGTCAGTCTCTAAACATAGCAGTAACACACCTAatcctttatttttgttgtgcaTTTCCAGCCTGTACATATCTACCAGGTTTGATGCACATAATATAACTGATAAACAGACGTTTAACGATTAAAGCGCCCCAAAGAGCGACTACAACAAGCCTATCTATTAAACTAGTAGGGTCTTTGGGGTAAGCCCAATAGAGATAATATGCTAAGAGAAGTTTCTCTAGTAGGTAAGTTAATAGAACATATCAATCCCATAACAACTAAAGAGGAAGTAAAAAAGTTTTGGACATTACGCATAAAGTAATAGCAAGTACCTTTAGCCTTTAGAGGAACTGAAAGTTCACATGACCCAATGGGGAGCCGTAGTTTGTCCCTCAAGATATTCAAGCTAGGTCTATAAAGCCATACATTCCCTTCATGTGTGATAAGTTCTTTGCATCGAAAGAGATTTGGGAAAGGAAAGCATTCGGTCACCAACAGTACATGTACGTAACGATTTCCTTTAGCAGATGCAGCAACCCTAGCTGCTTCAAGTTGCAAGTGCAACCGAGCCACATCTCTTGTCCACCGACCTGATTTGTCACATGGCAGCTTCACGGCTACAAGATCTATACGGGGTTTTGTAGGAATCTGAAGCTGTGGTAAAGAAGGACAAGAGGGGACCTCAAActcttcttcctcatcaaTCCATTCGGGGTATAGGGCTTCCCATGTTAAATTGTTGGCTGCATGTTCTAGACGAAGAACAACATGCTCTGCTTCCAGAAAGAGTTCTTTCCAGTGGTCAACCTCACTATCATTAAAGTTGAGCAAACCAATTCCCTGATACTTGTCCCGGTCAGTCAGTGACTCGACAACATCAGAAATCTCATCCCAGTTGACTTCCGACAAGGATATATAACGAGCATCTCTACCTGTCCATCTGCTAACAAGAACTCACAAGTGAGCACCAAGCTTGTTGCTTAAATATTGCAAAACTGGATTCTTAGAATTTCAAGCACACAAGTTAGCACaggtaaatattaatttcacaaGAATACTGTCCTCAAAGAGAAGTTAAGGTTATAAACTTCACAACCTCCTACTTTGAGAAGAAGATAGATGAGGTAAACTAAAACCAGATAATAATGAAAGCGATAAGAGCCATATCCCTAACAGAAATGTGTTCAGATTATCATAACCTTCTACATAATTTGCAACCAACAGATCCCCCTATCATCATTAGTTTTCTTATCTAGTTTCCTGATTTTGTGTTTCTTCTTCCAGTTTCATATTATCCATTAACAttcctttccatttcttctttatttctcaTAACCACTAAAGCTATGAAGTTGAATATAGAGAAACTATAACATTTGGGAAATATAACAAGCTGAATTTTACAAAAGCACTTGAAAGCAAATCGAGTAATAAAAATGGCCTACCTAGATCCTTTTAATGGATGATCTGAAACATGAACTGCAGGTGAATGGAAGAGAGTCACTATCGTTCCTAATACAATAATAACCAGCACGAGTTTTAACGAAGGTTTGCAGTTCAAAACCCTATCACGAAAAGGAATATGGAGGGCCCTCTCAACAACTTTGAAATCTTTAATTCTTTGGAACCTTCTCTTGCTTGTTTCTTCACTGCTTCAGAAGAAATTCAAGACAATATTAGCAAATTTTCACACATCCATTCATTCAGATAGTAAAAGAACACCCCGTATAGAACAAAGAAATAAGTACAGTCGAGCTATAGTAAAAATCGTTTAAAAATTGATCGCAATTTCCAAGAAGAACAGACAAACATACAGTTCAGAGCAGCAATTCGTATGCATTCTGAAATTgctgaaattaattattgattggATCTATATGTTGCTTAATAAGGAGTTGGAGGGAGAGGGATGTAAGCGCTAAATCTAtgaaaagaacagaacaaaaaaactaatttggGAAAGACATCATTAAGAAATAATTGCAGATAGCAGAAAGCTTCCCATATTAGATCCCTAACTAGTAGTTAAATTGCCTTCTAAATTTAGTGCATTCATAAATCGCATTACGTTCAAACTTCGATTTCATTTTCCTCGTTTAGTTAACTGATAACTCAACCTCCACAACCTCTAACCGCTGAAATCCCCCCAATTACTATGCAAATCTTAACCTGTAAGCTCCCACACTGTTGGCGGGGTGCTCGTTGACGCAAAATTAGCAAAATGCAACAAAATACAAGTGAGAAAACTAAAGAATTGAAGTTCatcaagaaaatgaagatcgAACTTCGCAGTCAACACATACATTTAGGAGCAAAACTGAGCAATAATTCAAGAGTAGcttaagaaaaagaacaagaaatgggAGAGATACTCACTTAGTAGAAGAAAACAATCGATATCTAGGTTCAGTGGGGCTCAGGGGAAGCGTTCTCATCTTCAACAGCTACAACACTACCGCATCAGGAACTCAGCTTCTTCTGATCCCAGGAACCCGAAgaacaaaaacccaaaaatccAGGAAAGTAAACGCgtagaagaaaagaacaacAGCAATCAAATtcaccaaaaaggaaaaggttcAACGCCTGATACGAGAAATTGAAGCATGGCCATCGGATCCCGAGTTCATAGGTTGACGGTGAGGGAGTTgcagagagaagaaaacagattaaaagaagaaaaatccatGGCGGTGAAGTTGAAATAAGGCCGCCCAACTGTCTTTGggaattttttaatacttttattttttacaaaaagaaaaaataataataataaataaataaaataattagttaattaattaatttatatcagccaataaaaattataaaataatactaaaattttaaaatatgtcaatacacaccttattattattaatttagaattcaTTGggtatatagaaaaataattgtatttacCAAAGTAAAATTCATCCAATGCCGACAGAGAAAGGGCAGTGACGTATTTTAATTAttcccaaaataaataaataaataaaaagttcataaaaatagattaaatttccaaatatttctttttaaaaaatgattttgagtCTACTCTACCTACcattatatacatttttttttattttctcgttATTATATTGATGTGATGTAatggaaaaattgaaaaaaataaaacataaaaattcgAGAAAAATTTAAGATGAAACTATATAAACAAGNAGTTGAATATAGAGAAACTATAACATTTGGGAAATATAACAAGCTGAATTTTACAAAAGCACTTGAAAGCAAATCGAGTAATAAAAATGGCCTACCTAGATCCTTTTAATGGATGATCTGAAACATGAACTGCAGGTGAATGGAAGAGAGTCACTATCGTTCCTAATACAATAATAACCAGCACGAGTTTTAACGAAGGTTTGCAGTTCAAAACCCTATCACGAAAAGGAATATGGAGGGCCCTCTCAACAACTTTGAAATCTTTAATTCTTTGGAACCTTCTCTTGCTTGTTTCTTCACTGCTTCAGAAGAAATTCAAGACAATATTAGCAAATTTTCACACATCCATTCATTCAGATAGTAAAAGANAAATATTTagagataatttatgagatgTCCGGGagtgtattttttaatccaaaaaattatagtaaatatattttttagatttttttagacgagaaatatttttattaatttagttaatattaaatttatattttgtgtttgagagatataatgttattttatttttaattaatattgatttttactataaatagatTTATTCATTGAGAATGAGAATTAGAAGTTAAGAGtgcaatcaaatatttataaaatgggatttttttaaaaagctttttttcattattttattctatttttattatttgaaggATAAAAatgtggattttttttttgttgaaatatatatatatatatatatatatatatatNAGAACACCCCGTATAGAACAAAGAAATAAGTACAGTCGAGCTATAGTAAAAATCGTTTAAAAATTGAT
This genomic window from Cucurbita pepo subsp. pepo cultivar mu-cu-16 chromosome LG01, ASM280686v2, whole genome shotgun sequence contains:
- the LOC111801582 gene encoding putative UDP-glucuronate:xylan alpha-glucuronosyltransferase 3 isoform X7, whose translation is MHTNCCSELEETSKRRFQRIKDFKVVERALHIPFRDRVLNCKPSLKLVLVIIVLGTIVTLFHSPAVHVSDHPLKGSSRWTGRDARYISLSEVNWDEISDVVESLTDRDKYQGIGLLNFNDSEVDHWKELFLEAEHVVLRLEHAANNLTWEALYPEWIDEEEEFEVPSCPSLPQLQIPTKPRIDLVAVKLPCDKSGRWTRDVARLHLQLEAARVAASAKGNRYVHVLLVTECFPFPNLFRCKELITHEGNVWLYRPSLNILRDKLRLPIGSCELSVPLKAKEYFYSERANREAYATILHSAHVYVCGAIAAAQSIRMTGSTRDLVILVDETIGEYHRGGLEAAGWKVHTIQRIRNPKAERDAYNEWNYSKFRLWQLTSYDKIIFIDADMLILRNIDFLFEMPEITATGNNATLFNSGVMVIEPSNCTFQLLMDHINEIESYNGGDQGYLNEIFTWWHRIPKHMNFLKHFWEGDEEEKKEMKTRLFGADPPILYVLHYLGNKPWICFRDYDCNWNVDLLQEFASNVAHKRWWKVHDAMPENLQKFCLLRSKQKAQLEWDRRQAEKGNFTNGHWKIKIKDPRLNTCFEDFCFWESMLWHWGETNWTDNSTVTPSPSITTSVSLSSL
- the LOC111801582 gene encoding putative UDP-glucuronate:xylan alpha-glucuronosyltransferase 3 isoform X4, yielding MRTLPLSPTEPRYRLFSSTNSEETSKRRFQRIKDFKVVERALHIPFRDRVLNCKPSLKLVLVIIVLGTIVTLFHSPAVHVSDHPLKGSRWTGRDARYISLSEVNWDEISDVVESLTDRDKYQGIGLLNFNDSEVDHWKELFLEAEHVVLRLEHAANNLTWEALYPEWIDEEEEFEVPSCPSLPQLQIPTKPRIDLVAVKLPCDKSGRWTRDVARLHLQLEAARVAASAKGNRYVHVLLVTECFPFPNLFRCKELITHEGNVWLYRPSLNILRDKLRLPIGSCELSVPLKAKEYFYSERANREAYATILHSAHVYVCGAIAAAQSIRMTGSTRDLVILVDETIGEYHRGGLEAAGWKVHTIQRIRNPKAERDAYNEWNYSKFRLWQLTSYDKIIFIDADMLILRNIDFLFEMPEITATGNNATLFNSGVMVIEPSNCTFQLLMDHINEIESYNGGDQGYLNEIFTWWHRIPKHMNFLKHFWEGDEEEKKEMKTRLFGADPPILYVLHYLGNKPWICFRDYDCNWNVDLLQEFASNVAHKRWWKVHDAMPENLQKFCLLRSKQKAQLEWDRRQAEKGNFTNGHWKIKIKDPRLNTCFEDFCFWESMLWHWGETNWTDNSTVTPSPSITTSVSLSSL
- the LOC111801582 gene encoding putative UDP-glucuronate:xylan alpha-glucuronosyltransferase 3 isoform X1 yields the protein MRTLPLSPTEPRYRLFSSTNSEETSKRRFQRIKDFKVVERALHIPFRDRVLNCKPSLKLVLVIIVLGTIVTLFHSPAVHVSDHPLKGSSRWTGRDARYISLSEVNWDEISDVVESLTDRDKYQGIGLLNFNDSEVDHWKELFLEAEHVVLRLEHAANNLTWEALYPEWIDEEEEFEVPSCPSLPQLQIPTKPRIDLVAVKLPCDKSGRWTRDVARLHLQLEAARVAASAKGNRYVHVLLVTECFPFPNLFRCKELITHEGNVWLYRPSLNILRDKLRLPIGSCELSVPLKAKEYFYSERANREAYATILHSAHVYVCGAIAAAQSIRMTGSTRDLVILVDETIGEYHRGGLEAAGWKVHTIQRIRNPKAERDAYNEWNYSKFRLWQLTSYDKIIFIDADMLILRNIDFLFEMPEITATGNNATLFNSGVMVIEPSNCTFQLLMDHINEIESYNGGDQGYLNEIFTWWHRIPKHMNFLKHFWEGDEEEKKEMKTRLFGADPPILYVLHYLGNKPWICFRDYDCNWNVDLLQEFASNVAHKRWWKVHDAMPENLQKFCLLRSKQKAQLEWDRRQAEKGNFTNGHWKIKIKDPRLNTCFEDFCFWESMLWHWGETNWTDNSTVTPSPSITTSVSLSSL
- the LOC111801582 gene encoding putative UDP-glucuronate:xylan alpha-glucuronosyltransferase 3 isoform X3 — its product is MRTLPLSPTEPRYRLFSSTNEETSKRRFQRIKDFKVVERALHIPFRDRVLNCKPSLKLVLVIIVLGTIVTLFHSPAVHVSDHPLKGSSRWTGRDARYISLSEVNWDEISDVVESLTDRDKYQGIGLLNFNDSEVDHWKELFLEAEHVVLRLEHAANNLTWEALYPEWIDEEEEFEVPSCPSLPQLQIPTKPRIDLVAVKLPCDKSGRWTRDVARLHLQLEAARVAASAKGNRYVHVLLVTECFPFPNLFRCKELITHEGNVWLYRPSLNILRDKLRLPIGSCELSVPLKAKEYFYSERANREAYATILHSAHVYVCGAIAAAQSIRMTGSTRDLVILVDETIGEYHRGGLEAAGWKVHTIQRIRNPKAERDAYNEWNYSKFRLWQLTSYDKIIFIDADMLILRNIDFLFEMPEITATGNNATLFNSGVMVIEPSNCTFQLLMDHINEIESYNGGDQGYLNEIFTWWHRIPKHMNFLKHFWEGDEEEKKEMKTRLFGADPPILYVLHYLGNKPWICFRDYDCNWNVDLLQEFASNVAHKRWWKVHDAMPENLQKFCLLRSKQKAQLEWDRRQAEKGNFTNGHWKIKIKDPRLNTCFEDFCFWESMLWHWGETNWTDNSTVTPSPSITTSVSLSSL
- the LOC111801582 gene encoding putative UDP-glucuronate:xylan alpha-glucuronosyltransferase 3 isoform X8, with the protein product MHTNCCSELEETSKRRFQRIKDFKVVERALHIPFRDRVLNCKPSLKLVLVIIVLGTIVTLFHSPAVHVSDHPLKGSRWTGRDARYISLSEVNWDEISDVVESLTDRDKYQGIGLLNFNDSEVDHWKELFLEAEHVVLRLEHAANNLTWEALYPEWIDEEEEFEVPSCPSLPQLQIPTKPRIDLVAVKLPCDKSGRWTRDVARLHLQLEAARVAASAKGNRYVHVLLVTECFPFPNLFRCKELITHEGNVWLYRPSLNILRDKLRLPIGSCELSVPLKAKEYFYSERANREAYATILHSAHVYVCGAIAAAQSIRMTGSTRDLVILVDETIGEYHRGGLEAAGWKVHTIQRIRNPKAERDAYNEWNYSKFRLWQLTSYDKIIFIDADMLILRNIDFLFEMPEITATGNNATLFNSGVMVIEPSNCTFQLLMDHINEIESYNGGDQGYLNEIFTWWHRIPKHMNFLKHFWEGDEEEKKEMKTRLFGADPPILYVLHYLGNKPWICFRDYDCNWNVDLLQEFASNVAHKRWWKVHDAMPENLQKFCLLRSKQKAQLEWDRRQAEKGNFTNGHWKIKIKDPRLNTCFEDFCFWESMLWHWGETNWTDNSTVTPSPSITTSVSLSSL
- the LOC111801582 gene encoding putative UDP-glucuronate:xylan alpha-glucuronosyltransferase 3 isoform X6, which produces MRTLPLSPTEPRYRLFSSTNEETSKRRFQRIKDFKVVERALHIPFRDRVLNCKPSLKLVLVIIVLGTIVTLFHSPAVHVSDHPLKGSRWTGRDARYISLSEVNWDEISDVVESLTDRDKYQGIGLLNFNDSEVDHWKELFLEAEHVVLRLEHAANNLTWEALYPEWIDEEEEFEVPSCPSLPQLQIPTKPRIDLVAVKLPCDKSGRWTRDVARLHLQLEAARVAASAKGNRYVHVLLVTECFPFPNLFRCKELITHEGNVWLYRPSLNILRDKLRLPIGSCELSVPLKAKEYFYSERANREAYATILHSAHVYVCGAIAAAQSIRMTGSTRDLVILVDETIGEYHRGGLEAAGWKVHTIQRIRNPKAERDAYNEWNYSKFRLWQLTSYDKIIFIDADMLILRNIDFLFEMPEITATGNNATLFNSGVMVIEPSNCTFQLLMDHINEIESYNGGDQGYLNEIFTWWHRIPKHMNFLKHFWEGDEEEKKEMKTRLFGADPPILYVLHYLGNKPWICFRDYDCNWNVDLLQEFASNVAHKRWWKVHDAMPENLQKFCLLRSKQKAQLEWDRRQAEKGNFTNGHWKIKIKDPRLNTCFEDFCFWESMLWHWGETNWTDNSTVTPSPSITTSVSLSSL
- the LOC111801582 gene encoding putative UDP-glucuronate:xylan alpha-glucuronosyltransferase 3 isoform X5; translation: MRTLPLSPTEPRYRLFSSTNEETSKRRFQRIKDFKVVERALHIPFRDRVLNCKPSLKLVLVIIVLGTIVTLFHSPAVHVSDHPLKGSRWTGRDARYISLSEVNWDEISDVVESLTDRDKYQGIGLLNFNDSEVDHWKELFLEAEHVVLRLEHAANNLTWEALYPEWIDEEEEFEVPSCPSLPQLQIPTKPRIDLVAVKLPCDKSGRWTRDVARLHLQLEAARVAASAKGNRYVHVLLVTECFPFPNLFRCKELITHEGNVWLYRPSLNILRDKLRLPIGSCELSVPLKAKEYFYSERANREAYATILHSAHVYVCGAIAAAQSIRMTGSTRDLVILVDETIGEYHRGGLEAAGWKVHTIQRIRNPKAERDAYNEWNYSKFRLWQLTSYDKIIFIDADMLILRNIDFLFEMPEITATGNNATLFNSGVMVIEPSNCTFQLLMDHINEIESYNGGDQGYLNEIFTWWHRIPKHMNFLKHFWEGDEEEKKEMKTRLFGADPPILYVLHYLGNKPWICFRDYDCNWNVDLLQEFASNVAHKRWWKVHDAMPENLQKFCLLRSKQKAQLEWDRRQAEKGNFTNGHWKIKIKDPRLNTCFEDFCFWESMLWHWGETNWTDNSTVTPSPSITTSVSLSSL
- the LOC111801582 gene encoding putative UDP-glucuronate:xylan alpha-glucuronosyltransferase 3 isoform X2; its protein translation is MRTLPLSPTEPRYRLFSSTNSEETSKRRFQRIKDFKVVERALHIPFRDRVLNCKPSLKLVLVIIVLGTIVTLFHSPAVHVSDHPLKGSRWTGRDARYISLSEVNWDEISDVVESLTDRDKYQGIGLLNFNDSEVDHWKELFLEAEHVVLRLEHAANNLTWEALYPEWIDEEEEFEVPSCPSLPQLQIPTKPRIDLVAVKLPCDKSGRWTRDVARLHLQLEAARVAASAKGNRYVHVLLVTECFPFPNLFRCKELITHEGNVWLYRPSLNILRDKLRLPIGSCELSVPLKAKEYFYSERANREAYATILHSAHVYVCGAIAAAQSIRMTGSTRDLVILVDETIGEYHRGGLEAAGWKVHTIQRIRNPKAERDAYNEWNYSKFRLWQLTSYDKIIFIDADMLILRNIDFLFEMPEITATGNNATLFNSGVMVIEPSNCTFQLLMDHINEIESYNGGDQGYLNEIFTWWHRIPKHMNFLKHFWEGDEEEKKEMKTRLFGADPPILYVLHYLGNKPWICFRDYDCNWNVDLLQEFASNVAHKRWWKVHDAMPENLQKFCLLRSKQKAQLEWDRRQAEKGNFTNGHWKIKIKDPRLNTCFEDFCFWESMLWHWGETNWTDNSTVTPSPSITTSVSLSSL